From Moritella sp. F3:
TAGTTAAATAGTTTGCTTAGCATTCTAAATGCAGTTAATTAAACTTTTGATCACATTTTTTGATATTTATTGCAGTATTTGTTACAGATTTATTGAACTTTTTTGTAATCGCGATACACTCGCGCCATAAAAATCGCGCTGGCTCATACAGAGCTGTGCACCATAAAATGGAAGTAATGATGAAAAACATTAAAAACGCAGCATTAGCTGCAACAACTCTTGCTGCTCTTTCTGGTAACGCATTTGCTGCTGATTACTCTGATGACATTCACAAGAATGATTACCAATGGTCACAGTTTAACTTAATGTATGCAGTAGACGAAAAACCGCAAAACCCAGCATCAGGTAACAAGCATAACTATCTTGAATTAGAGTTTGGTGGTCGTTCTGGTGTTGTTGATCTATACGGTTATGTTGACGTATTTAATCTTACAAGCGATCACGGTAGTGATTCAGATAAATCTGGCGATGCTAGTAAGATGTTCATGAAGCTTGCACCACGTTTCTCTCTTGACGGCATGACGGGTAAAGATCTTTCATTTGGTCCTGTTCAAGAAGTATATGTAGCGACATTATTTAACTGGGGCGGCGGTTCTGCAAACGCTAACTTTGGCGATGGTGATGTGAACAACGCTTTCTTTGGTCTGGGTTCTGACGTAATGGTACCTTGGTTAGGTAAAGTGGGTATGAATCTTTATGGTTTATACGAAATTAACAATAAAGACTGGAACGGTTACCAGTTTTCGATGAACTGGTTTAAACCGGTTGTTAACTTTGATAACGGTAGCTTCATTTCTTATCAAGGTTACATTGATTACCAATTTGGTTTAGAGGATCGTTCAGATTCATTCGCTAGTACAGTAAGTAACGGCGGCGCTATGTACAATGGTATTTATTGGCATTCAGAGCGCTACTCTGTAGGCTATGGCCTAAAAGTATATAACAATATTTACGGTGTGAAAAACCAAACGGGTTCTCTTAATTTAGAATCTTCTGGTTTCGGTCATTATTTCGCTGCAACTTACAAATTCTAAGAACCTAATCTTAGAATAAGTTTGTGGAGTCACGTCTCGCGTGGCTCCTGATTTTCTTCAAGTTATACCTGCCTTTATAAACATCCCATCGATATCTCAAATTAGTCTTATTCTCAACATACTCTATTTATATAGAACGCTCTCTCTTTGAGCTTAATAACGTTAAGCCATTAATCGCCTTACATCGTATGTATATTCTGCTATGTGCGCAATAAACTGAATTTGAGGCATGCCAAAGAGCCAGTGATTATCTAGCTCTATTGCAGGTTTGAAATTTAGAGGTCTAAATGACAGGTATTAAGCGTGCTGTGGCGTGGTTTTAAAACTAACGAACAAGGCTGTTAATTGCGTCATGCTGTAGCCGAGTAGGCCGCCGATGAGTAGCGGTGGAATAATGGCATATACATCGCCAGCCATGGCAAAGGTTATACAACAGCCAATAAAAGCACCTGGAATAAAAGCCAGTTTACTGTAGCTAGCTTGTAAGCACATCGCACTGGTGACAATACCAGTGAGCAGATAACCTAATAGCGGTGTATCAAGCCAGCCACTGCCAGAGATTGCCAGCCAAGCCCAAAATACACCGGATAAATTAGTAAACCAAGTCATTAACACGCCGTTAAATCCAGCCTTCGGTTGCGCGAAGAAAGTACTGCAACTTAAAAATCCTATCCAAGTGACTAAATGAAATGTATCGGCGGTACCACACCATAGGGCTGCAAGTAGGCCTGCGGAAAGCGCGACTTGATAACGATCTTTCATATTTTAACTCTATTATATACAAATAATATTAGAGGCTAAATTACCGCATAACCAAGAATAAAAACATGAAGCTAGTCGTAAATTCGACATTAAAGACTACCCAGTTATAAATACTCGGTGTGTTACCTCCCTTTTATTTTAGGTAAGCTTAGAGCGGTGAAGTTTAAAATTTAACCGTTTTGTCGTGAAGTGCAGATGAGTTCATGATTGTTATCATTTTATTTTCGACTGATTTCCATAGCGCCTATTACTTTCGATATAAGCGATTTTCTTCGTAAAAATAACCTCTCGATTTCAAATGAAAGAAATTAGCTTAGTTCTTAGATCCAACTCGCATTTTTATACTTAGAGACTAGAATTATCCTTATTTTTGGCTATATTCAACCCATCGAAACGTTTGCGCAAACGTTTCGATGGCGTTAACATGAACCATATTAAAGACTCAGATTTAGTTATTTTCACCTTGTAAGGCGTGACCCATGAAGAAAAATGCACTTATCAACGCAGACTTATCTTACTTAGTTGCAACGCTAGGCCATACCAACGAGATCACCATTTGTGATGCTGGTTTACCGGTTCCGGCGTCAACGCAGCGTATCGACCTTGCGCTTATTCCTGGTGTACCGACATTTATCGCGACAGTGACAGCAATACTGGGTGAGATGCAAATTGAAGGCATCGTATTAGCAGAAGAGTTTGCTGCGGTCAGCCCTGAACTGCATAGCGCTTTACTTGATGTGATAGCCAATGAAGAGCAGCTAACCAATAAAAAAATCGGAATCACCTATATTAGTCACGAAGCATTTAAACAACGAACAGAGCAGAGCAAAGCAGTGGTGCGCACTGGTGAGTGTACGCCTTATGCCAATGTGATATTTCAATCTGGCGTGGTGTTTTAGTCTCGCAGTTGCAATTTGACACAGCATTGATTAACCAAAACGTATTAACAGCCATTTATGCGGAATAAAGTAGGAACTGACATGACGCAAGCAATTTTAAAACTCAGTGGTATCGAAAAATCATTTCCGGGTGTGAAAGCATTGGATAATGCCTGTTTGAATGTATACCCAGGTAAAGTTATGGCATTGCTGGGCGAAAATGGTGCCGGTAAATCGACGTTGATGAAGGTACTTACAGGTATCTATCACATGGATAAAGGGTCTATCAACTATCAAGGTAGTGATGTGACATTTGACGGACCACGTCATTCCCAAGAAGTCGGTATCAGTATCATTCATCAAGAACTAAACTTGATCCCTGAGTTAACTATTGCTGAAAACATCTTTTTAGGTCGTGAAAAAACTAATGTGTTTGGTGGCATCAAGTGGTCTGAAATGTATCGCGATGCGGATGCATTATTACAACGTTTAAATGTAAAGCACAGCTCGCGCCAATTACTCGGAGAGCTGAGTTTAGGTGAACAACAAATGGTGGAGATCGCCAAAGCGTTGTCATTTAAATCACAAGTGATTGTGATGGATGAACCGACCGATGCATTAACAGACAGCGAAACGAAATCATTATTTAAGGTGATTAACGAACTGCGTAATGAAGGTTGCGGCATTGTTTATATCTCGCACCGTTTAAAAGAAATTTTTGAGATCTGTGATGACATTACGGTATTACGTGACGGTAAATTTATTGCTGAAATAGCCGTGTCCGATATTGATGAAGATGGCTTAATTGAAAAAATGGTTGGCCGCCGTCTTGATGAAATTTATCCTCGTATCGATGCTAAACACGGCACGTTATGTTTGGAAGTTGAAAACATTGTTGCACCGGGTGTGCGTGATGTCAGTTTCACGTTAGACCATGGTGAAATATTAGGAATATCAGGGCTAATGGGCGCTGGTCGCACAGAATTAATGAAAGCGATTTATGGTGCGTTACCACGTCAGTCTGGCGATGTTATTTTGGATGACAAAGTGGTGAGTCCAGTTACACCGCGTGATGGTCTGGCTAATGGCATTGCTTATATCTCTGAGGATCGTAAAGGTGACGGCCTTATTCTTGGGTTATCAGTCAAAGAAAACATGTCTTTGTGTGCGCTAGATGCATTATCGAAAGGGCTGCAATTAGATCATCGCAAAGAGGCGACAGCGGTTGAAGACTTCATGCGTCAGTTTAATGTGAAAACCCCGAGTCGCGATCAGATCATTGGTAACTTGTCTGGTGGTAACCAGCAGAAAGTAGCGATTGCGAAAGGTTTGATGACCCGTCCTAAAGTACTCATTTTAGACGAACCTACACGTGGTGTAGATGTTGGCGCTAAAAAAGAGATCTATCAGTTAATCAATCAATTTAAAGCGGAAGGCATGAGCATCATCCTTGTCTCGTCAGAAATGCCAGAAGTATTGGGCATGAGCGATCGTATTTTAGTGATGCACGAAGGCCGTATCAGTGGTGAGTTTATGGCTGAAGACGCGGATCAAGAAAAACTGATGGCGTGTGCCGTTGGCAAAAAAATCAATGAGGCAGTGCTATGAGCCAGAACCAAGCAGTGAATAGCAGTGCTACTAATACCAGCAATAATTCCAACAACAATTCCAACAATTATGTAACCGGTGATGTTATGACGAAAACTTTAACCCAAAAATTCTTTACCAAAGAATGGCTTTTTGAACAAAAATCATTAATTGCCTTAATTTTATTGATTGTGGTGGTGTCTTTCTTGAACCCGCACTTTTTCACCATGGGCAATATTTTAAACATATTACGTCAAACATCAGTTAGCGCGATCATTGCCGTAGGCATGACCCTAGTGATTTTAACCGGTGGTATTGATTTAGGTGTTGGCTCAGTATTAGCCCTCTGTGGTGCTTTTGCTGCGTCCTTAATCGCAATGGAAGTGTCTGTCATGATTGCCGTACCAGTGGCTTTATTTGCAGGTGCAGCATTGGGTGCCATGAGCGGTATTATTATCGCCAAAGGTAAAGTGCAAGCCTTTATTGCCACACTGGTTACCATGACACTATTACGTGGTGTGACGATGGTTTATACCGATGGACGCCCAATCTCAACTGGTTTTACTGATGTTGCTGATAGCTTCTCATGGATCGGTACGGGTTATTTATTAGGTGTGCCAGTGCCAATCTGGTTAATGGTTATTGTTTTTGCATCGGTATGGTACTTACTTAACCACACGCGCTTTGGTCGTTATGTTTATGCGCTTGGTGGTAATGAAGCGGCGACAAGTTTATCTGGTATTAACGTTGATAAAGTGAAGATTGGCGTGTACGCCATTTGTGGCGTACTGGCTGCATTAGCGGGTCTGATTGTGACTTCACGCCTTTCATCTGCGCAGCCAACAGCTGGTATGGGTTATGAGTTAGATGCAATTGCAGCGGTCGTTGTCGGCGGTACCAGTCTTGCTGGTGGTAAAGGCCGAATTATGGGTACGTTAATTGGTGCCTTGATTATCGGTTTCCTGAATAACGCATTAAACCTATTGGATGTATCTTCATACTTCCAAATGATAGCTAAAGCTGTGGTGATTTTACTTGCAGTATTAGTCGAAACGAAAAAGAAATAGACCAGAATAACTACAAGAATAATAACAATAAAAACACGATAAATAGTCGTAACAAAACCTGCGAACCTCAATACCCTATCTGAGGCAGCAGAACTAACCAGAAGGTATATGTAATGAAAAAATTAGCAACCTTGATCTCTGCTGCTCTCGTTTCAGCATCTTTTAGTGCAACTGTGATGGCGCAAGATTCTATTGCGATGGTCGTGTCGACGCTAAACAACCCTTTCTTTGTGACAATGAAAGAAGGTGCGGAAGCGAAAGCTGAAGCCTTAGGTTATGAGTTAATTGTGTTGGATTCACAAAATGATCCAAGCAAAGAATTGTCGAACGTTGAAGATTTAACGGTACGTGGCGTGAAAGCAATTCTAATCAATCCAACTGATTCAGATGCAGTATCAAACGCTATCCGCATGGCTAACCGTTCAGGTATACCGGTGTTAACGTTAGACCGTGGTGCAAGTCGCGGTAAAGTGGTAAGCCACATTGCTTCTGATAACGTTGCTGGTGGCGAAATGGCGGGCCAATATATTACTGACACGATTGGCGCAAATGCGAAAGTTATTCAACTAGAAGGCATTGCAGGTACTTCTGCAGCACGTGAACGTGGCCAAGGCTTCATGCAAGCGGTTGATAAAAACAAAATGGATCTGTTAGGTAGCCAACCTGCTGATTTTGACCGTACGAAAGGTCTTAATGTAATGGAAAATATGCTTGCTGCTAACCCTGATGTACAAGCTGTATTCGCGCAAAATGATGAGATGGCATTAGGTGCATTACGCGCAGTACAAGCATCGGGTAAAGACGTATTAATCGTTGGCTTTGATGGAACTAAAGACGGTATTGCTGCAGTTAATCGCGGTATTTTAGGCGCGACTATTGCACAACAACCAGGACTAATCGGTGCGCTGGGTGTTGAAGCGGCTGATAAAGTACTTAAAGGTCTACCGGTAGAAAAAAGTATCGCAGTACCACTTAAAGTGATCACCAAGTAATGATATAGAAGGGGGTTGCGTAGGCCGCTATCCCCTGTCTATTTTTCAATTCAACATATAAAAACATGACTTAATAGTATGTACATTACCATCGTGCTATTAAGTCATGTTTTATTCTCTCCAGTTACAACGTATTAAGGCTCCTTTATGAATAAGTTAGTTGTGTTAGGCAGTGTTAACGCTGATCATGTTTTACAAGTGGCTTCTTTTCCGCGTCCAGGCGAAACCTTACTTGGGCATAGCTATGCAGTGATCCCTGGTGGTAAAGGCGCAAACCAAGCAGTAGCTGCGGCACGTTTAGGTGCTGACATTGCCTTTATTGCTTGTGTTGGTGATGACAGTTTTGGTACTAATATGATCACCGAATTTGGCCGTGATGGTATCAATACCCAAGCGGTGATGACGGAGCAAGATACGCCAACAGGTATCGCCATGATCCAAGTTGCTGCAACCGGTGAAAATAGCATTTGTATCTCGGCTGAAGCTAATGCCTGTTTAACACCTGAGCGACTAGCACCACATAGCGAGTTAATTGCACAAGCTGATACATTATTAATGCAATTAGAAACGCCGATTGCAACTATCACACAAGCCGCTAGAATAGCTAAACAAGCGGGCACTCGCGTGGTATTAAATCCCGCACCAGCACAGTCATTAAGTGATGAGCTATTAGCTGTGGTTGATTTGATCACGCCGAATGAAACTGAAGCAGAGTTATTAACAGGCGTTAAAGTGACAGACATGGCATCTGCACATATTGCGGCAGATGTATTACATGATAAAGGTATTAGCGAGGTGATGATCACGCTCGGTAGCCAAGGTGTATGGATCAGCAAATCAGGCACAGGTAAACAAGTAAAAGGTTTCCGTGTTGATGCGGTTGATACGACTGCAGCAGGTGATACTTTTAATGGTGGTTTGTTAGCTGGATTACAGGCTGGCTTAGGTTTAGATGATGCGATCTTATTTGCGCATGCTGCTGCTGCGATTTCTGTTACCCGCGTTGGTGCACAAACATCAATTCCAACAAAAATGGAAGTTGATGCATTTTTAGCGTTACAAAATTAACGCGTATTAGAGGTTGTGTGTATTTATAGGTGATGAGTACTGAGTCGCCTTTTTATTCACCACCTTTTTATTCATAACATGGACAATATTAGCGAATGGCAACAATTAAAGACGTAGCAAAACATGCAGGTGTATCAACGTCAACGGTGAGTCATGTATTAAATAATACCCGCTATGTGAGTGAAGATGTGTCTGCGCGCGTGAAAGCGGCGGTTGACGAATTACGTTATGCGCCTTCTGCATTGGCGCGCAGTCTTAAAGTCCAGAGTACAAAAACATTTGGTATGTTGGTTACTACCTCAACCAATCCATTCTTTGGTGAAGTGCTGAAAGGCGTAGAACGTCGCTGTTATGAACATGGCTATACGCTTATTTTATGTAATACGGAAGGTGATATTGCGCGTATGCATGCCAACCTAGATACACTATTACAAAAACGTGTAGATGGTTTAATGTTGATGTGCAGTGAAGTTGAAAGCCAAGGTTTTAATTTATTTGAACGTCACAAGCCAGTACCAACAGTGGTCATGGATTGGGGCCCGACGAATTTCTCGTGCGATAAGATCCAAGATAATTCTCATCGCGGTGGCTATATGGCTACGCAGCATCTTATTGCGAAAGGCCATACCGAAATCGGCTGTATTACCGGTGTATTAGATAAGTTAACAGCGCAGCAGCGTTTTGCTGGTTTTACCCAAGCGATGGACGAAGCTGGCTTGGCGATAAATCCTAAGTGGGTGACTGCGGGTAACTTTGAATGTGAAGGTGGCGAAAAAGCATTTGCTGAAATGTATTCTAATGGCCCATTACCCTCGGCCTTGTTTGTCTGTAATGACATGATGGCGATGAGCGTGATTAATAGCGCGAGTAAAAAGGGCATCTCAGTACCGGAAGACCTGTCTATTATCGGTTACGATGACATTAAGTTAGCCAAATATATCACGCCTTCATTAACGACGATTCACCAGCCTAAGCACCGTTTAGGACAAAAGGCCGTGGATATGTTACTGGAACAAATTAACTCGAAAACTGAGAGTAATCAGATCATTGAGTTAGAACCGACCTTAGTGGAACGCGATAGTGTTAAAGCGTTAGGTTAATAAATAAGACTATCAACTCTTGGTTGTTAATCGTGCTAAGTTAGTGATATATAGTGGTTTTAACCTTGTTTTGCTATCTATCTTAATTTATTCGTTGGAAGTATCACTTTAGAGTTGCTTTTCAAATGTGAAATGTTATTTTCATGCCTATTCGAAGATGTTTAATATCGACTTATTGATAAATACGACGCAATGTTCTGTTTTACGTAAGCTTATGAAAAATTATATTCAGAGTTACGCAGTATATTGGTGTTATTACCGTATTTGATACGGGATTTGTAGTCAATATAGTCAATGGTGTGAGGGTGAATATGAAGTGTTGTAAAGATGGTCGAGTGATTAAAATAAGCCGAAATAGATTACAAAAGCTATTTTATAGCAGCGTTTATAAATGCAATTTCTGTGGCAAGTTAGTGAAGCTAAAGAAGTAACTCACGAGTGATGATTATGGAAAGCCTATTGAAATG
This genomic window contains:
- a CDS encoding outer membrane protein OmpK gives rise to the protein MKNIKNAALAATTLAALSGNAFAADYSDDIHKNDYQWSQFNLMYAVDEKPQNPASGNKHNYLELEFGGRSGVVDLYGYVDVFNLTSDHGSDSDKSGDASKMFMKLAPRFSLDGMTGKDLSFGPVQEVYVATLFNWGGGSANANFGDGDVNNAFFGLGSDVMVPWLGKVGMNLYGLYEINNKDWNGYQFSMNWFKPVVNFDNGSFISYQGYIDYQFGLEDRSDSFASTVSNGGAMYNGIYWHSERYSVGYGLKVYNNIYGVKNQTGSLNLESSGFGHYFAATYKF
- a CDS encoding DUF1097 domain-containing protein, producing MKDRYQVALSAGLLAALWCGTADTFHLVTWIGFLSCSTFFAQPKAGFNGVLMTWFTNLSGVFWAWLAISGSGWLDTPLLGYLLTGIVTSAMCLQASYSKLAFIPGAFIGCCITFAMAGDVYAIIPPLLIGGLLGYSMTQLTALFVSFKTTPQHA
- the rbsD gene encoding D-ribose pyranase, giving the protein MKKNALINADLSYLVATLGHTNEITICDAGLPVPASTQRIDLALIPGVPTFIATVTAILGEMQIEGIVLAEEFAAVSPELHSALLDVIANEEQLTNKKIGITYISHEAFKQRTEQSKAVVRTGECTPYANVIFQSGVVF
- the rbsA gene encoding ribose ABC transporter ATP-binding protein RbsA encodes the protein MTQAILKLSGIEKSFPGVKALDNACLNVYPGKVMALLGENGAGKSTLMKVLTGIYHMDKGSINYQGSDVTFDGPRHSQEVGISIIHQELNLIPELTIAENIFLGREKTNVFGGIKWSEMYRDADALLQRLNVKHSSRQLLGELSLGEQQMVEIAKALSFKSQVIVMDEPTDALTDSETKSLFKVINELRNEGCGIVYISHRLKEIFEICDDITVLRDGKFIAEIAVSDIDEDGLIEKMVGRRLDEIYPRIDAKHGTLCLEVENIVAPGVRDVSFTLDHGEILGISGLMGAGRTELMKAIYGALPRQSGDVILDDKVVSPVTPRDGLANGIAYISEDRKGDGLILGLSVKENMSLCALDALSKGLQLDHRKEATAVEDFMRQFNVKTPSRDQIIGNLSGGNQQKVAIAKGLMTRPKVLILDEPTRGVDVGAKKEIYQLINQFKAEGMSIILVSSEMPEVLGMSDRILVMHEGRISGEFMAEDADQEKLMACAVGKKINEAVL
- the rbsC gene encoding ribose ABC transporter permease, which gives rise to MSQNQAVNSSATNTSNNSNNNSNNYVTGDVMTKTLTQKFFTKEWLFEQKSLIALILLIVVVSFLNPHFFTMGNILNILRQTSVSAIIAVGMTLVILTGGIDLGVGSVLALCGAFAASLIAMEVSVMIAVPVALFAGAALGAMSGIIIAKGKVQAFIATLVTMTLLRGVTMVYTDGRPISTGFTDVADSFSWIGTGYLLGVPVPIWLMVIVFASVWYLLNHTRFGRYVYALGGNEAATSLSGINVDKVKIGVYAICGVLAALAGLIVTSRLSSAQPTAGMGYELDAIAAVVVGGTSLAGGKGRIMGTLIGALIIGFLNNALNLLDVSSYFQMIAKAVVILLAVLVETKKK
- the rbsB gene encoding ribose ABC transporter substrate-binding protein RbsB produces the protein MKKLATLISAALVSASFSATVMAQDSIAMVVSTLNNPFFVTMKEGAEAKAEALGYELIVLDSQNDPSKELSNVEDLTVRGVKAILINPTDSDAVSNAIRMANRSGIPVLTLDRGASRGKVVSHIASDNVAGGEMAGQYITDTIGANAKVIQLEGIAGTSAARERGQGFMQAVDKNKMDLLGSQPADFDRTKGLNVMENMLAANPDVQAVFAQNDEMALGALRAVQASGKDVLIVGFDGTKDGIAAVNRGILGATIAQQPGLIGALGVEAADKVLKGLPVEKSIAVPLKVITK
- the rbsK gene encoding ribokinase — protein: MNKLVVLGSVNADHVLQVASFPRPGETLLGHSYAVIPGGKGANQAVAAARLGADIAFIACVGDDSFGTNMITEFGRDGINTQAVMTEQDTPTGIAMIQVAATGENSICISAEANACLTPERLAPHSELIAQADTLLMQLETPIATITQAARIAKQAGTRVVLNPAPAQSLSDELLAVVDLITPNETEAELLTGVKVTDMASAHIAADVLHDKGISEVMITLGSQGVWISKSGTGKQVKGFRVDAVDTTAAGDTFNGGLLAGLQAGLGLDDAILFAHAAAAISVTRVGAQTSIPTKMEVDAFLALQN
- a CDS encoding substrate-binding domain-containing protein, which produces MATIKDVAKHAGVSTSTVSHVLNNTRYVSEDVSARVKAAVDELRYAPSALARSLKVQSTKTFGMLVTTSTNPFFGEVLKGVERRCYEHGYTLILCNTEGDIARMHANLDTLLQKRVDGLMLMCSEVESQGFNLFERHKPVPTVVMDWGPTNFSCDKIQDNSHRGGYMATQHLIAKGHTEIGCITGVLDKLTAQQRFAGFTQAMDEAGLAINPKWVTAGNFECEGGEKAFAEMYSNGPLPSALFVCNDMMAMSVINSASKKGISVPEDLSIIGYDDIKLAKYITPSLTTIHQPKHRLGQKAVDMLLEQINSKTESNQIIELEPTLVERDSVKALG